The following coding sequences are from one Panicum hallii strain FIL2 chromosome 5, PHallii_v3.1, whole genome shotgun sequence window:
- the LOC112892521 gene encoding zinc finger MYM-type protein 1-like produces the protein MAGNGKGKGKISQKGLKGYFGTGSSGSSRQPNTRGSGISQQEVEDGQDNFALVTTGVEDEFAQATTGVEDEVAQAEVQEGITEFNPDYIISDPGLRISIDCFAPNIRDEVKRAFIAKGPFQPMDHKFPTSNDSRSFQKKWFKQYNWLEYSVEKNKVYCFYCYLFRHDRIEEKFGHDAFTKVGFSQWKNGYLALPKYVGGPSSIHNFAATSYHDFDNQRASVRDRVSTHTKDASVKYETRVEVSLSIVAYLALQGEPFRGHDETSTSLNKGNFLEMLDWYKERNEEVKHAFDELCPKNANLTSGTIQKDLANSCAQAIIKVIKEEMGDCLFSILIDESRDISIKEQMAIVVRFVNKKGEVIERFLAIKHVKDTTSESLKKALLEVLNDHGLVVANIRGQGYDGASNMRGEFNGLHKLIRDENPFAFYIHCFAHQLQLVVITVSKCASSIEDFFEYVTLIVSSTSTSCKRKDLLLDRHRLNLLSKLESGEISSRRGKQQETSLARPGDTRWGSHYKTLLRIESMWDSVIEVLEIVNQDERNPSRVGGLVQIM, from the exons ATGGCTGGTAAtggaaagggaaaaggaaagatATCTCAAAAAG GTTTAAAAGGCTATTTTGGCACTGGTTCTAGTGGTTCAAGTAGACAACCAAATACTCGTGGTAGTGGAATTTCTCAACAAGAGGTTGAAGATGGGCAAGATAATTTTGCGCTTGTAACAACTGGTGTAGAAGATGAATTTGCTCAAGCAACAACTGGTGTAGAAGATGAAGTTGCTCAAGCAGAGGTTCAAGAAGGTATAACCGAGTTCAACCCGGACTATATCATATCGGATCCAGGACTTCGTATTTCAATTGATTGTTTTGCCCCTAATATTAGAGATGAAGTTAAAAGGGCTTTTATAGCTAAAGGTCCTTTTCAACCAATGGATCATAAGTTTCCTACCTCGAATGATAGTAGGAGTTTTCAAAAGAAATGGTTTAAGCAATACAATTGGTTGGAATATAGTGTGGAGAAGAATAAAGTTTATTGCTTCTATTGCTATCTTTTTAGACATGATCGAATAGAAGAGAAATTTGGTCATGATGCTTTTACAAAAGTCGGGTTCTCACAATGGAAGAATGGTTATTTAGCACTTCCAAAATATGTTGGTGGGCCTAGTAGCATTCATAACTTTGCAGCAACATCATATCATGATTTTGATAACCAAAGAGCAAGTGTAAGAGATAGGGTGTCAACTCATACGAAAGATGCATCGGTCAAATATGAAACCCGAGTGGAAGTTTCCTTGAGTATTGTTGCTTATCTTGCATTGCAAGGTGAACCGTTTCGAGGGCATGATGAAACTTCTACTTCATTGAATAAGGGCAACTTTTTGGAAATGCTTGATTGGTACAAGGAAAGGAATGAGGAAGTGAAACATGCTTTTGATGAGTTGTGTCCAAAAAATGCAAATTTGACTTCCGGCACGATTCAAAAAGACCTTGCAAACTCTTGTGCACAAGCAATCATAAAGGTAATAAAGGAAGAAATGGGGGATTGTCTATTCTCTATTCTTATTGATGAATCACGTGATATATCTATCAAAGAGCAAATGGCCATAGTTGTTAGATTTGTGAACAAAAAAGGGGAAGTCATAGAAAGATTTTTGGCTATCAAGCATGTCAAGGATACAACATCGGAATCATTAAAGAAAGCATTACTTGAAGTGTTAAATGATCATGGTTTAGTTGTTGCAAATATACGAGGGCAAGGGTATGATGGTGCTTCCAATATGAGAGGAGAATTTAATGGTCTTCATAAATTGATTAGAGATGAGAACCCTTTTGCTTTCTATATCCATTGTTTTGCTCATCAATTGCAATTGGTAGTTATTACTGTCTCAAAATGCGCCTCATCTATTGAAGATTTCTTTGAGTATGTGACACTAATTGTGAGCAGCACTTCCACTTCATGTAAAAGGAAGGATTTATTGCTTGATAGACATCGATTGAATCTCTTATCTAAATTAGAGAGTGGAGAAATATCATCTAGGAGAGGTAAACAACAAGAAACATCATTGGCAAGACCTGGAGATACAAGATGGGGATCTCATTATAAGACTTTACTTCGTATTGAGTCAATGTGGGATTCAGTAATAGAAGTGCTAGAAATTGTGAATCAAGATGAGCGCAATCCATCTAGGGTAGGAGGATTGGTACAAATAATGTAG